The following proteins are co-located in the Malus sylvestris chromosome 13, drMalSylv7.2, whole genome shotgun sequence genome:
- the LOC126595274 gene encoding NDR1/HIN1-like protein 10, with protein MGVAMSATYTPISTGKSSDDCENPDSLPISATKSSLLSACDKIFWVLMLALFLIAFALLIGLRVSSSEISSSGYKCPDFTINGAHLTQFNYTGSNRTLSYNLALNITLTNPKKKLFLELIDVKVSAYYQDKRIGQVTLMDRSMSSTPKNTTIFQNVVVQGHDMLFEQFQSVTRPAAAELYSIDVVIAFQDRYTVHRGEVIYNLRLPLSSNGTYWDADKTTNCPIYI; from the coding sequence ATGGGAGTAGCCATGTCTGCAACTTATACTCCCATATCTACAGGTAAAAGTTCAGACGACTGCGAGAATCCCGATTCCTTACCCATTTCTGCAACTAAAAGCTCTCTGTTATCAGCGTGcgataaaatcttttgggtcTTGATGCTTGCTCTTTTTCTCATAGCTTTTGCTCTTCTCATTGGGCTCAGGGTGTCGTCGTCCGAAATAAGTAGTTCGGGGTACAAATGCCCCGACTTCACCATCAACGGCGCTCATCTCACCCAGTTCAATTACACCGGAAGCAACCGTACTCTCTCCTACAACCTCGCCCTCAacatcaccctcacaaaccccaAGAAGAAACTCTTCCTCGAGTTGATTGACGTCAAAGTCAGTGCATACTATCAAGACAAGAGAATTGGGCAGGTGACTTTGATGGATCGGTCGATGTCGTCGACACCCAAGAACACAACCATTTTTCAGAATGTAGTCGTTCAAGGGCACGATATGTTGTTCGAGCAATTTCAATCTGTGACCCGCCCTGCAGCAGCTGAGCTTTATAGTATCGACGTGGTCATTGCTTTCCAGGATAGGTATACTGTTCATCGGGGTGAGGTCATCTACAATCTGAGGCTTCCTTTGAGTTCCAATGGAACATATTGGGATGCTGACAAGACTACAAACTGccccatatatatatag